Proteins encoded in a region of the Paenibacillus sp. W2I17 genome:
- a CDS encoding permease yields the protein MKMAANLKLLSFLIPCAFLVPVLITMAPDLKEAWNSEALQNMKTVFIGIFLEAAPFLLMGVLLSSLMQWFVSEEMVRKLTPKNPIGGVLVAGLLGIIFPICECGMIPVVRRLMHKGMPAYIAVTFILSGPVVNPIVFTATLLAFPSHPEITIARMGLAFAVAASIGMLVYVFVRRNPLRMPKVAVTVKTHPGFKMAQPHAHANAHDHNHVKNWRSFFIHAGDEFVDMSKYLVIGALITACIQTFISRSDLISLGNGPVASYVFMMGFAYVLSLCSTSDAFVASAFSHTFALGPLVSFLVLGPMLDFKSTLMLLSTFRTRFVIGLSLAIITLVFAGSSLINLLV from the coding sequence ATGAAAATGGCAGCCAATCTGAAGCTCCTGTCCTTCCTGATCCCTTGTGCCTTTCTTGTTCCCGTGTTGATCACAATGGCTCCAGATCTGAAGGAAGCATGGAACAGTGAAGCTTTGCAAAATATGAAAACCGTATTCATAGGTATTTTCCTTGAAGCCGCACCTTTTCTGCTCATGGGTGTGTTATTGTCCTCGCTCATGCAGTGGTTCGTATCCGAAGAAATGGTCCGTAAACTCACGCCCAAGAATCCGATCGGCGGTGTGCTGGTCGCAGGACTGCTCGGTATTATTTTCCCCATCTGTGAATGTGGCATGATCCCGGTAGTGAGAAGGTTGATGCACAAAGGCATGCCAGCCTATATCGCAGTTACGTTCATCTTGAGTGGTCCCGTAGTCAATCCCATCGTATTTACGGCAACCTTGCTCGCCTTTCCCTCCCATCCTGAGATTACCATTGCCCGCATGGGACTGGCCTTTGCTGTAGCAGCTTCCATAGGCATGCTCGTGTATGTGTTTGTTCGTCGAAATCCCCTTCGGATGCCAAAAGTCGCAGTGACAGTTAAGACACATCCTGGTTTTAAAATGGCGCAACCTCACGCGCACGCAAATGCACATGATCATAACCATGTAAAAAACTGGCGCAGCTTCTTCATTCATGCCGGAGATGAATTTGTCGATATGAGCAAATATCTGGTGATCGGTGCCCTGATTACAGCCTGCATCCAGACATTCATTAGCCGCAGCGATCTGATCTCACTTGGCAATGGTCCTGTCGCCTCCTATGTGTTCATGATGGGATTTGCTTATGTATTGTCTCTCTGCTCCACTTCAGATGCTTTTGTGGCTTCTGCGTTCTCACATACATTTGCACTGGGGCCGCTGGTATCCTTCCTTGTGCTTGGTCCAATGCTGGATTTCAAAAGCACCCTG